The DNA segment GCTTACATTAAACATACTAAAAATAACGAGGAATTAGTTAAATTTTCTGGTAGAGGTTGGTGGCAGGAGTTTCATCATTTGCACTATAAAATGGCTCCCTGAGAAAACTCATATCATCTCATAATCAACATCTCTTTTGGTGATGAGCAACCCACTATTAGGATCAATTACGAAAGTGTGAAGTTGAATCTGAATCCTCTATAAGCAACATTTTTAATTCATCAACAAGTGTGCggtagaaaagaagaaaaacaatggAAAACATGATGAAGTTCATAGTGGCGAAGTTTGTTTTGGTACTACTTGTGTCAACAACTAGAGCTCACACAGTTTTTGACGTTACAGCAGAAGGTGCAAAACCTGAAGGTGATGCCAGCCAGGTAATTACATGTCTAATGCAATCCAAATGTGTTTGATTAAGAATTAATCATCTCATTTAATCAATGCTGTTTGGAATTGTTTTAGGCTTTAATGGCTGCATGGGGCAAAGCATGTGCTTGCACTGAACCTAGCAAAATTCTTATTCCAAAAGGACTATTCTTATTAAGTCCAGTGACTTTGCAAGGTCCATGCAAGTGTGCTGTTGAGCTTGAGGTTCAAGGCACCCTTAAAGCCTCGTCCGATAACAAAGCTGGGAAGGAAGGTGGCTGGGTCACTTTCCAGCGTATCGATCAATTCACATTGACAGGAGAAGGAATTTTTGATGGACAAGGAGAAAAAGCTTGGGGTGCTTGTGGCACAAATTTTTGCGACAAACTTCCCatagtaagtttttaaattaatcatatctAACATGCATTAGTAATTAATAATTGTCGCGAATATGAAACTCACTTAACTTCTTTTCAACATTTGATAGAATATAAGGTTCGACTTCCTCAACAACAGTCTTGTTCAGGGTATAACATCATTGAACAGCAAACAGTTTCATATTAACGTCCTGGGTTGCAACAACCTAACTTTTCAATCTGTTCATGTTACTGCACCCGCTGAGAGCCTCAACACAGACGGAATCCACATTGGAAGATCTTGTGGAGTTAACATAATAGACACAATAATCCACACCGGTGATGATTGTGTCTCCATTGGCGATGGTGCCAAAAATGTATCAGTCACCAATGTAGAATGCGGACCTGGTCATGGTATCGCTATTGGAAGCTTAGGAAAGTTCGAGAATGAAGAACCAGTGTTAGGAATCACTATCAAGAATTGCACTTTAAATAATACTGACAATGGAGTTAGAATAAAAACTTGGCCAGCTTCTACTGACAACACTGCATCTAGTATTCATTTTGAGGGCATTAACATGAATAATGTCAGCAACCCTATCCTCATAGATCAAGTATATTGTCCATGGAATCGATGCAATGCAAAGGTAATGGCTCAGCAAACAAATTATACGTTACATAtaagaatttttattgaaatgatcatgatataaaaattcatttctcttttttttttttcaggttccATCACGTGTTAAGCTCAGTGACATTAGCTTCAAGAATATTAAAGGCACTTCGTCAACTCCCCTTCTCATGAAGCTTGTCTGTAGCAGTGGTATACCATGTGAGGCGGTGGAGGTTGCtgatattgatattaaatacaCAGGAGTTGGACCAACACAAGCTCAATGCACTAACGTCAAGCCCACCATTTCTGGTGTGATGAGCCTGCCTGAATGCACTGAAGCAGTAGCACCCACAGCAGCAGTAGCAGCAGGACCCGCAGCCTAATTTCACTTCAAATATTTAtggattatattaattattctaCAACTTTGTTCTTATTCATCTATTCACGAGTAGATGGAATGatgtatttaataaattttgcggtaataaaataaattcttttatttgtttaaaaacagATATGTCTAGCTCCATATTTAATTGTCTTCTTAACCTTATTTACGTGGTGGTCGATTTACAGATTTGGCACTAAGTGGGCAAGCAGACTGAATGCAACCCTACTTCTATGTTGGCCTATAAGAtccttgaaaatttattataggCATAAACATACGGCCATCTTTATGgaaatgataatgaaatttttaaagaaaattaagctAATTGTGGTTgctggatttaaaaaaaaaaaaaatatctttctcCATTACTTGACCTGTAACAATCTGTAACATCCTATTATAAGATGATAAATTACATATTTTGTTTGctcaaatatataatagaatGACCTACCATTAAGATGTTATCTATGTAAATGTCTCTTTTTCGAAAATGAAATTAGAAGTTTGAGTTCAGATGAATGTGCATAAATCCATAATATCTTGATAGTCCTTACAATATAATGAAGagtttttaagatattttaactCATAAAGTTAtgtaagaataaattaattaacctaCAAAAATGGAACGAAGAAACTTTGGTAACAAAGAGAAAGGACTGAATCAATTCAAGAGATAGAACATATACCATTCACTTCTACATTAGGCATTTTagtttctttataattattcttCAGTTTTCCTTATTCATTAAACAATACAATTTTTCTCTTTGCCTTATGCATGAatcatatatttgtataaatggATCAGAATCTACCTGCTATGAATCATGTGAATCATTTCGTTACGTTTCTACTGTCGAGCTCCAGATATGCCCACAACTTGATTCATGTTAGGCACAAATCCTTCAAATTATTCTACGTGAATATATTCTGCAAATTAATTCTTCatcatcacaaaaaaaaaaaaaaaaaaagagacataCTTATACATTCCACAGCATGCTCAGTACGCATGTTATAGATTCTGTAAGCACGAAAATTCCAAGCTACACACCTTAATTTATCACTACTAGAATAAAATTTCCCAAGgttttttctatcttttaacACATGACATTTGCagccaaaaatataaaactctgACAAATTGAGTATTTTATGTTTCCATAGTTCATAAGAGGTTTGCAATTTACTTGTCTTAAGAAAACTCAGTTGTTGATATGACAAACACCATTGATTGCTTCTGCCTATAGTCTTTTGGGACCCTTCTTTGCATTAAGTATCACTCTAGCTACCCATATATTGAAATAATCTATTCTTTGTTGGGTTATGGAGAGCggaagtaattttaaatttattttcgaACACATAAAACCCCATGAACCCCTGTGGGATCAATTCTAAGATGATCAGCacaatatacatacatacatgcatacatacatacatgcatacatacatacatacatacatacatacatacatacatacatatatatacacacatacataacTTGGCTACAATTGTTTTCAAACCCAGGGGAAGGGACGTAAGTCGATATCCACACAAAGCATAGATTCCAAGAGGCTCAAAAGTCTATAGACATACTGCTAGGAAGCTTGCGCTCAGGAAGGTATTTCACAGGCACAGGCATGCACTCTGTATATGGgttaaaaaattgtgaaattgtgTTTCTTTATATAGAGACAATGTATGCCTCGTATATCATCATTTATGCATTTCTCTTACAATCCTTGAGGTATCTAGATTTCGAGGAGAATTATCCTTATCCAAAAACTATGTACGCCTATACATGGTCAATGTATGATTGTATGTAGTCCCAAATTATTCATACAAGTTTTAactttatccaattggataaaacCCAATCTCCACAATTTTTGTTATACTTAGCCACCTTAAGATTATTACATTTCAGTCTTTAAGTGTAATAAATTACACTTCAGTCTTTAAGTGTAATAAATTGCACTTCAAGCTTAAAGACTTTTCGAGACTCAAAATCGTCCATTTGAATTTCACACAAGATTCATCTCCAATAATCCTATATCTCTAAAGTTCAATCAACTTCTTTTGCATGTGATATATAAGCTCTTCATTAGGCTAGTAATGGATGGATTTGTATCAAGCTCTCGACCTGACAACCATCCAAACATAGACCAAAATTAATCTCTAGTAAGATACATGACCATCCGATCAATAAAGTATCAACAATTGACTCATTACCTGTCAACAATTCAGTTACttgtataattcaattatttcattatataatatctTTTCGAGATTGATACATATATTTAGTATCTATCTAAGGATACATTTGATATGTATAGTTGGATGCTTGTGTCAACATTTGGACGATTTTGGATTTAGCAATGACTAAATCTTATAGTGATCACATATTGTGGTTGTTGATACTCATCAATTTTTGGCTTATTAGAAATATTAGCTTCTATGCTCAGAAGTGAcgatcttttattaatttaccataacattttatatatatctcgaTACTATCAATTATCACTTTTTTGACAATCCTCTATAAGGATTACGTTATACTAATGTCAAATCATACTGATTCTTATACAAGATGGTCCGATaatctcaagtctaaggattaCATGTACCCTCTTGACAAATTTGTTTGATGACATGTCTACAACATACATCATGAATTGTACCAAGCTACCAATGAACAGTTTTTACCATCTTTTGATGGGGTAgttcaatattataatagtcCTAACTATATTACTAGCACCCTTGATCATGGTAATATCAAGACTACAAATATTTCTAAAACAATCACTTAATGTAAACATAAGGTTTCCACAATAAGTTGTTATGCTTTGATTCTCTCATCTTCAACTATTCTAAGGACATTTGTCTGGGCTTAAATATATACTCTTGCAGACAAGGAAAGTCACAAGAAGTTACATATATAACCTTTATTCATGAACTTACATCGTCAAGAGGATTGACTCTAGAACATCAACCCCAACATTGTTCCTTTCAATTTCCCCCATTTTGTTGCGGTGTTTTAGGGGTTGAGAGCTCTtgctttattatatatttatcacaaattttagagaaattagCATTTACAAACGGTGTTCCATTGTCAATTTCTCATCACCTACTTATTTTGCAATTCTTTTCAACTTGCAACACTTAATAACAAGATTCTTGAAAGCACCAAAAGCATAAGATTTTCCTCTTAAGTAAATATACTCATGCGTATCTAGGGAATCATCTACACGTATATACAGATATATACCTCTTTCCACTAATGCTTTAAGTTTGCATTAGGCCCATGAGATccacatatattaaaattccATAACATCATAGGTGGATATGAGTAAACGCTTGTGATGAGTTCCGGTTCGCTTACTGACAAGATACACACTTTACCTTTGCCAAGTTCAAGCTTAGGCAATGACTCTCTTGTTACAACTTTCTTTGACAGTTTCATCAAGTCTCAATGGTTCATATGACCAAGTTTTCAATGCCACCTTCCTTAAcctccaaaaatattttattttggatatgtaaaatatcaataaaaccattaatatttttactgaCCCCTCTATATCATATTGTTATTCCAACGTTGATTCATATATAGCTCCTTCCATACTCATGTTGTTCCCCTAGTTAGGTGTTAAATTATGAAGAGCATGACACTGAGTTAAACAAAAGTGGCCTTTGAATCGatattgatttcaatttctgTTTTAATGCCATTCTTTActca comes from the Mangifera indica cultivar Alphonso unplaced genomic scaffold, CATAS_Mindica_2.1 Un_0002, whole genome shotgun sequence genome and includes:
- the LOC123205208 gene encoding exopolygalacturonase-like, translated to MENMMKFIVAKFVLVLLVSTTRAHTVFDVTAEGAKPEGDASQALMAAWGKACACTEPSKILIPKGLFLLSPVTLQGPCKCAVELEVQGTLKASSDNKAGKEGGWVTFQRIDQFTLTGEGIFDGQGEKAWGACGTNFCDKLPINIRFDFLNNSLVQGITSLNSKQFHINVLGCNNLTFQSVHVTAPAESLNTDGIHIGRSCGVNIIDTIIHTGDDCVSIGDGAKNVSVTNVECGPGHGIAIGSLGKFENEEPVLGITIKNCTLNNTDNGVRIKTWPASTDNTASSIHFEGINMNNVSNPILIDQVYCPWNRCNAKVPSRVKLSDISFKNIKGTSSTPLLMKLVCSSGIPCEAVEVADIDIKYTGVGPTQAQCTNVKPTISGVMSLPECTEAVAPTAAVAAGPAA